The proteins below come from a single Methanothrix thermoacetophila PT genomic window:
- a CDS encoding histone deacetylase family protein: MIVVYSRGFEKRYPTNPVENPDRVRLTAQELSGYEFFEPAPASQEEIASVHTSGHIERVRMRGLYGAAALAAGGAVAAARIALREPAFGLIRPPGHHASSDHSWGMCFFNNIAVAVKAIRPHVRRVLILDIDLHFGDGTVSIFRWDPDVSVVNIGAIDINFDYINLDSIGYIEQVKNALEFHEYDIIGVSAGFDTYRLDWGGMLDIDDYRKIGSLIRDASEERCGGRRFAVLEGGYHQDLRYCIRSFVSGFE, translated from the coding sequence ATGATTGTCGTATACAGCAGGGGCTTTGAGAAGCGGTATCCCACAAATCCTGTTGAGAATCCTGACAGAGTCAGGCTTACAGCCCAGGAGCTCTCTGGCTACGAGTTTTTCGAGCCAGCTCCAGCGAGCCAGGAGGAGATCGCATCGGTCCATACCTCAGGGCATATTGAGCGCGTCAGAATGCGAGGGCTCTACGGGGCTGCAGCCCTTGCAGCTGGTGGCGCTGTTGCAGCCGCGAGGATCGCACTGAGAGAGCCGGCCTTCGGGCTGATCCGCCCGCCAGGACATCATGCATCCTCTGATCACTCATGGGGCATGTGCTTCTTCAACAACATCGCTGTGGCTGTGAAGGCCATCAGGCCTCATGTCCGAAGGGTCCTTATCCTGGACATCGACCTGCATTTCGGAGACGGCACTGTGAGCATATTTCGATGGGATCCGGATGTGAGCGTTGTCAACATCGGCGCCATCGACATTAACTTCGATTACATAAATCTCGATAGCATCGGATATATCGAGCAGGTGAAAAACGCGCTCGAATTCCACGAGTACGATATCATAGGCGTGTCAGCGGGCTTTGACACATATCGTCTGGACTGGGGCGGTATGCTCGATATAGACGACTACAGGAAGATCGGTTCCCTGATAAGAGATGCATCTGAGGAGAGATGCGGCGGGCGCAGGTTCGCTGTTCTCGAAGGCGGGTATCATCAGGATCTGAGATACTGCATCAGGAGTTTCGTTTCCGGATTCGAATGA
- a CDS encoding adenosylhomocysteinase — MGDRLEKSIVKDITLADAGARRIEWARRHMPVLQLIKEEFERERPLEGIRIVACLHVTVETANLIEALRAGGAEIALTGSNPLSTQDDVAAALASRGIHVYAFRGENESEYYECIERALELRPNVTLDDGADTIAVVHKSHRELIPEILGGCEETTTGVMRLRAMADDGALAYPVIAVNDAETKMMFDNRYGTGQSTLHGIMNATNFLFAGKTVVVAGYGWCGRGFAMRAKGLGANVIVVETEPRKALEAAMDGYRVMSMRSAAPLGDLFVTLTGDINVIRNEHFELMKDQVILANSGHFNVEIDIPGLESMAVSTDEIQPNVKEYVMPDGRRIYLLAEGRLINLAAAYGHPPEVMDMSFANQALSVRYIVENGRRLERKVYPVPVEIDRRVAELKLKAMGIEIERLTPEQDRYLHSWQMGT, encoded by the coding sequence ATGGGTGATAGATTGGAGAAGAGCATCGTGAAGGATATCACGCTCGCGGACGCCGGTGCGCGAAGGATAGAGTGGGCGAGGAGGCACATGCCGGTGCTCCAGCTCATAAAGGAGGAGTTCGAGAGGGAGAGACCTCTTGAGGGCATAAGGATAGTCGCATGCCTGCATGTGACGGTAGAGACCGCCAATCTGATAGAGGCGCTGCGAGCAGGGGGCGCGGAGATCGCTCTCACGGGATCGAACCCGCTGAGCACCCAGGATGATGTCGCAGCTGCTCTTGCATCCCGTGGCATACATGTGTACGCATTCCGCGGCGAGAACGAGAGTGAGTACTATGAGTGCATAGAGCGCGCTCTGGAGCTCCGCCCGAACGTGACGCTCGATGATGGAGCTGACACGATAGCAGTTGTCCACAAGAGCCATCGCGAGCTCATCCCCGAGATACTTGGGGGATGCGAGGAGACCACGACAGGGGTCATGAGGCTCAGGGCCATGGCAGATGACGGCGCTCTGGCATATCCTGTGATAGCTGTGAACGATGCCGAGACGAAGATGATGTTCGACAACAGATATGGTACAGGGCAGTCGACGTTGCACGGGATAATGAACGCGACGAACTTCCTCTTCGCCGGAAAGACCGTGGTTGTCGCAGGCTATGGCTGGTGTGGCCGCGGGTTCGCGATGCGTGCCAAGGGATTGGGAGCAAACGTGATCGTCGTGGAGACCGAGCCGAGGAAGGCACTTGAGGCTGCGATGGACGGCTACAGGGTGATGTCGATGCGATCCGCAGCGCCGCTTGGTGACCTCTTCGTGACGCTCACAGGCGATATAAATGTGATAAGAAATGAGCACTTCGAGCTGATGAAAGATCAGGTGATACTTGCGAACAGCGGGCATTTCAACGTGGAGATCGACATCCCCGGACTGGAGAGCATGGCCGTCTCCACTGACGAGATTCAGCCAAACGTTAAGGAGTACGTCATGCCTGACGGACGCAGGATATACCTGCTCGCTGAGGGGAGACTGATCAACCTGGCAGCTGCATACGGCCATCCTCCCGAGGTAATGGACATGTCTTTCGCAAATCAGGCGCTTTCAGTGAGATACATAGTCGAGAACGGAAGGAGGCTTGAGCGGAAGGTGTATCCGGTACCTGTGGAGATAGACAGGAGGGTGGCAGAGCTCAAGCTGAAGGCGATGGGGATAGAGATCGAGAGGCTGACTCCAGAGCAGGACAGGTACCTGCACAGCTGGCAGATGGGGACGTGA
- the hisA gene encoding 1-(5-phosphoribosyl)-5-[(5-phosphoribosylamino)methylideneamino]imidazole-4-carboxamide isomerase gives MTFDIFPAVDLRGGRCVQLVQGVPGSEVVSLDDPLVQAVRWADMGADHLHIIDLDGAIEGTRLNAPILRRIVGELEVFVQVGGGIRSRSDVAEVLDTGVDRVILGTMALRDPPVVKELAEEYGPDRIMVALDVRDGRVTSEGWQRTLEFDAIELGIVFESFGAGSILFTNIDTEGQQRGVDPEPTRELVEAVSIPVIAAGGVSSLDDIKLLSDAGAAGAVIGTAIYTGTLNLREALELAKTL, from the coding sequence ATGACGTTTGACATATTTCCCGCTGTGGACCTGCGCGGCGGAAGATGCGTCCAGCTCGTCCAGGGCGTGCCTGGCAGCGAGGTTGTGTCCCTGGACGATCCGCTGGTTCAGGCGGTCCGATGGGCGGATATGGGCGCTGATCATCTTCACATAATAGATCTGGACGGCGCGATAGAGGGCACCAGGCTGAACGCGCCGATACTCAGGAGAATCGTCGGAGAGCTGGAGGTCTTCGTCCAGGTCGGTGGGGGGATACGGAGCCGCTCAGATGTTGCAGAGGTCCTGGATACAGGCGTGGATCGCGTCATACTGGGCACGATGGCCCTCAGGGATCCTCCAGTCGTGAAGGAGCTCGCAGAGGAGTACGGACCAGATCGCATCATGGTTGCCCTTGATGTGAGAGATGGGCGCGTTACATCAGAGGGCTGGCAGAGGACGCTGGAGTTTGATGCGATCGAGCTTGGCATCGTCTTCGAGAGCTTCGGGGCAGGCTCGATACTCTTCACTAACATAGATACAGAGGGTCAGCAGCGTGGTGTCGATCCCGAACCTACAAGAGAGCTGGTCGAGGCAGTTAGCATACCGGTCATCGCAGCAGGTGGTGTCAGCTCTCTTGATGATATAAAGCTTCTCAGCGATGCGGGTGCGGCAGGAGCTGTGATAGGGACCGCAATATATACCGGCACTCTCAATCTGAGAGAGGCTCTGGAGCTTGCAAAGACGCTTTGA
- the gatD gene encoding Glu-tRNA(Gln) amidotransferase subunit GatD, producing MELGDRVAVIKGGMRYEGILMPSRSDHVVIKLSNGYNIGLVPDSIEVLERAQKHEKQPEQIRMREDLPLVTIISTGGTIASKVDYRTGAVTSQFSAEEIISAIPELGDIARYHARVLYTILSENMRAEYWIELARAVAEEIQNGAEGVVITHGTDTMTYTAAALSFMLRTPVPVVLVGSQRSSDRPSSDAAMNAICASTVAVSDIAEVCVVMHGSTSDDYCLIHRGTRVRKMHTSRRDAFQSINHPPIGRVDYTTRRIEIFSDYRKRGECELQLFDRLEPRCALIKYFPGADPEIFNHLIELGYRGIVIEGTGLGHVATDWIPFIKKATDNGIPVVVASQCLRGRICDRVYDTGRDMLAAGAIEAEDMLPEVALVKLMWLLANASSLDEARDMISKPLAGEISGSTSMDV from the coding sequence ATGGAGCTGGGAGACAGAGTGGCTGTAATAAAGGGTGGTATGAGGTACGAGGGGATACTGATGCCCTCGCGCAGCGATCACGTCGTGATAAAGCTCAGCAACGGCTACAACATCGGGCTCGTTCCTGACAGTATAGAGGTCCTGGAAAGGGCGCAGAAGCATGAGAAGCAGCCTGAGCAAATCCGGATGCGCGAGGATCTGCCGCTCGTCACAATAATCTCAACAGGAGGCACGATAGCCAGCAAGGTCGATTACAGGACCGGAGCTGTGACGAGCCAGTTCTCTGCTGAGGAGATCATCTCAGCGATACCGGAGCTTGGAGATATCGCGCGCTATCACGCAAGGGTTCTCTACACAATCCTCAGCGAGAACATGCGCGCGGAGTACTGGATCGAGCTCGCAAGAGCTGTCGCTGAGGAGATACAAAACGGTGCGGAGGGCGTGGTGATAACCCACGGAACGGACACGATGACGTATACGGCAGCGGCTCTTTCATTCATGCTCAGGACTCCGGTGCCAGTGGTGCTCGTCGGCTCGCAGAGGAGCTCGGACAGGCCGAGCAGCGATGCGGCGATGAACGCGATCTGCGCTTCGACTGTTGCAGTAAGCGATATCGCAGAGGTCTGTGTTGTGATGCACGGAAGCACCAGCGATGATTACTGTTTGATCCATAGGGGCACCAGGGTCCGCAAGATGCATACCTCGAGAAGGGACGCGTTCCAGTCCATCAACCATCCGCCGATCGGGAGGGTCGATTACACCACACGAAGGATTGAGATATTCTCGGATTACAGAAAGCGTGGAGAGTGTGAGCTCCAGCTCTTCGACAGGCTCGAGCCGAGATGCGCCCTTATAAAGTACTTCCCCGGCGCTGATCCAGAGATATTCAATCACCTCATAGAATTGGGCTACAGGGGGATAGTCATCGAGGGCACGGGTCTTGGGCATGTGGCCACCGACTGGATACCGTTCATAAAAAAGGCCACGGATAATGGCATACCCGTGGTTGTGGCGTCCCAGTGCCTCCGCGGGAGGATTTGCGACAGGGTCTACGATACGGGCAGGGACATGCTGGCAGCGGGAGCAATTGAGGCAGAGGACATGCTCCCTGAGGTGGCCTTGGTCAAGCTCATGTGGCTCCTCGCGAACGCCTCGAGTCTAGATGAGGCGAGGGATATGATATCTAAACCCCTGGCAGGAGAGATCTCGGGATCCACGTCGATGGACGTGTGA
- a CDS encoding cobyrinate a,c-diamide synthase encodes MMPAFIIAGTHSGVGKTTVTLGLMAALRRRGMTVQPFKVGPDFIDPTHHTAICGRHSRNLDTFMMGEDGVRRSFLSAIRGADVAVVEGVMGLYDGIGGGEEASTAHVAKVLSIPVVLVVNVHGMSRSAAALIHGFRSFDPSVNIIGVILNQVGSERHLEALRESINFRIFGALPRRRSISLPSRHLGLAMGFEIDHDVNALADLVEENVLLDELLEACALPVDVPERESTGSVESCVRIAIALDEAFCFYYQDNIDRLRSTGAEIIPFSPIRDALPDVDGIYIGGGYPELHATALEAGRCIPQIREAASDGMPIYGECGGLMYLGEHLVVEDRSYKMTGVLPASTMMTKRLQALGYVEAEVVRDNPFSQKGSVIRGHEFHYSRMECDRDAKFAYRLRRGRGIENGMDGLIEHMTLGGYLHAHFASFPLERFMESCIAYKRR; translated from the coding sequence ATGATGCCTGCATTTATTATCGCAGGAACCCACAGCGGGGTAGGCAAAACCACTGTCACTCTGGGACTGATGGCAGCTTTGAGAAGAAGAGGAATGACAGTACAGCCCTTCAAGGTAGGGCCTGATTTCATAGACCCGACACACCACACTGCAATATGCGGCCGGCACTCTCGCAACCTGGATACGTTCATGATGGGTGAAGATGGAGTGAGACGGTCGTTCCTCTCCGCGATAAGAGGCGCAGACGTCGCGGTGGTTGAGGGGGTGATGGGGCTATACGATGGGATCGGTGGTGGCGAAGAGGCCAGCACCGCGCATGTTGCAAAAGTTCTCTCCATTCCTGTGGTGCTTGTGGTTAACGTGCACGGCATGTCAAGATCTGCAGCTGCCCTGATACACGGCTTCAGGTCATTCGATCCCTCTGTGAATATCATCGGGGTCATACTGAACCAGGTCGGGAGCGAGCGACATTTGGAAGCGCTCAGAGAGTCCATAAATTTCAGGATATTCGGAGCACTTCCGAGGAGGAGGAGCATCTCGCTCCCGAGCAGGCACCTAGGCCTGGCAATGGGCTTCGAGATAGATCATGATGTGAATGCGCTTGCGGATCTCGTTGAGGAGAACGTCCTGCTGGATGAGCTGCTCGAGGCTTGCGCGCTTCCGGTCGATGTGCCAGAGAGGGAGAGCACAGGAAGCGTGGAGAGCTGCGTGCGCATCGCGATCGCCCTCGATGAGGCGTTCTGCTTCTATTACCAGGATAACATCGATCGCCTGAGGAGTACTGGCGCGGAGATAATACCGTTCAGTCCCATTCGGGATGCGCTTCCAGATGTTGATGGCATCTACATAGGTGGTGGATACCCCGAGCTACACGCGACCGCACTTGAAGCTGGAAGGTGCATTCCTCAGATTAGAGAGGCTGCATCTGATGGCATGCCGATCTACGGAGAGTGTGGGGGTCTCATGTATCTTGGGGAGCATCTGGTCGTGGAGGACAGGAGCTATAAGATGACAGGGGTCCTTCCAGCCTCGACTATGATGACCAAACGTCTCCAGGCTCTGGGATACGTCGAGGCTGAAGTCGTGAGAGACAATCCATTCTCCCAAAAGGGCAGTGTGATAAGAGGGCACGAGTTTCACTACTCGAGAATGGAGTGCGACAGGGACGCAAAGTTCGCATACAGGCTCAGGCGCGGTAGGGGAATTGAAAACGGCATGGACGGTTTGATCGAGCACATGACCCTCGGCGGATACCTCCACGCGCACTTCGCCTCATTCCCCCTGGAGAGGTTCATGGAGAGCTGTATCGCATACAAAAGAAGGTGA
- a CDS encoding cytochrome c biogenesis CcdA family protein, with the protein MESTQGPSLLYITNIESPICRECEEVLSTQTAEIARLAAEHPDVEIFSINIRKNPYSENGSSLALSWWGVNVTWPWVEDFQPYPAAGRYMDYWSSGTGFSNPTIIVLNSDGDVVKVYRVYQIGRGLIDGIQSSDKLYADLRSADERSSGWLSSSRAGTSAIGMFALGMMTSLSPCSVALLAALFSYIISRRRRDTADGYREGLAIGIAFTIGMAAVFFVIGLFVSQLGIFMRSSRLFDLAAGLLLVVLGVNSIIPLSEFVGPIFSFRRSEKSYLERLINVSLKIFERSSTLGAFFLGAFFSLGWAPCAISLVFPVIIWLISQDISPLGGGIMLFVFGLGHGVPVIPMAALSRSAAARIADRYISAGSYITKIFGILVITLGVLFAARYFGYALW; encoded by the coding sequence GTGGAGAGCACCCAGGGACCTTCTCTTCTGTACATCACAAACATAGAGAGCCCGATATGCAGGGAATGTGAGGAGGTCCTCTCCACACAGACAGCTGAGATAGCAAGGCTCGCGGCAGAGCATCCTGATGTGGAGATCTTCTCGATAAACATACGGAAGAATCCATACTCAGAGAACGGCAGCTCTCTGGCCCTCTCGTGGTGGGGGGTTAACGTGACATGGCCCTGGGTGGAAGACTTCCAGCCGTATCCTGCTGCAGGACGGTACATGGACTACTGGTCCTCGGGCACGGGCTTCTCAAACCCGACGATAATAGTATTAAATTCAGATGGAGATGTGGTCAAGGTCTATCGCGTTTACCAGATAGGCAGGGGGCTGATAGATGGCATCCAGAGCTCTGATAAACTATATGCAGATCTGAGGAGCGCCGATGAAAGGAGCTCAGGCTGGCTCTCGTCCTCACGCGCCGGGACCTCTGCCATTGGCATGTTCGCGCTCGGGATGATGACATCGCTCTCGCCATGCTCTGTGGCGCTCCTCGCGGCGCTCTTCTCATACATCATCTCCAGAAGGAGGCGTGACACTGCAGATGGTTACAGAGAGGGGCTGGCGATCGGGATCGCATTCACAATCGGCATGGCAGCGGTGTTTTTTGTCATCGGGCTCTTCGTATCCCAGCTCGGCATATTCATGCGCAGCTCCAGGCTCTTCGATCTCGCCGCCGGATTGCTGCTGGTTGTGCTGGGTGTGAACAGCATCATCCCCCTGAGCGAGTTTGTGGGCCCGATCTTCAGCTTCCGGAGATCTGAAAAGAGCTATCTAGAGCGCCTGATCAACGTATCGCTAAAAATATTCGAGCGCTCTTCGACCCTGGGCGCGTTCTTCCTCGGCGCGTTCTTCTCTCTGGGCTGGGCTCCATGCGCGATATCGCTCGTGTTTCCTGTGATAATCTGGCTCATCTCACAGGACATCTCGCCCCTGGGCGGCGGGATCATGCTGTTCGTCTTCGGTCTCGGACATGGTGTGCCGGTGATACCGATGGCAGCACTCTCAAGGTCTGCAGCTGCAAGAATAGCCGACAGATACATATCGGCGGGCAGCTACATTACCAAGATCTTCGGGATTCTTGTTATAACACTCGGAGTGCTCTTCGCGGCGAGATACTTCGGATATGCGCTGTGGTGA